A stretch of the Esox lucius isolate fEsoLuc1 chromosome 2, fEsoLuc1.pri, whole genome shotgun sequence genome encodes the following:
- the LOC105021101 gene encoding annexin A2-A: MALVSEFLGQLTLNFGGESEPKFPTVVAADNFDPAKDAARIETAIKTKGVDEQTIIDILTRRSYSQRRDVAFEYEKRSKKDLITALKGALSGCLEAVILGLMKNTAQYDATEIRASIKGLGTDEETLIEMLCSRSAAELLEIKRVYKEMFKKDLDKDVAGDTSGDFRTLLLALVQAKRDEPSNIVDYEKIDDDARALYEAGVKRKGTDVATWISIMSERSVPHLQKVFDRYKSYSPYDMKESIRKEVKGDLEKSFLTLVECFENKQQYFANRLSEAMKGKSAKEKVVTRIMVSRCEVDLMKIRTEFKRLNQKSLYQTIAEHTKGDYQKALLSLCGGDD, translated from the exons ATGGCCTTGGTTTCAGAGTTCTTGGGCCAGCTGACGCTAAATTTTGGAGGG GAGAGTGAGCCCAAATTCCCCACGGTGGTGGCAGCTGATAATTTTGATCCAGCCAAGGATGCTGCCAGGATAGAAACAGCCATCAAGACCAAGG GGGTGGACGAGCAGACCATCATTGACATCCTGACCAGACGAAGCTACTCCCAGAGGCGGGATGTCGCCTTCGAGTATGAAAAGAGATCCAAGAAA GATCTGATCACTGCTCTGAAGGGAGCTCTGTCTGGCTGCCTTGAGGCTGTGATTCTGGGTCTGATGAAGAATACAGCTCAGTATGACGCCACAGAGATCAGAGCCTCCATCAAG GGTCTGGGCACCGATGAGGAGACGCTAATTGAGATGCTCTGCTCCCGCAGCGCGGCTGAACTTCTGGAGATCAAACGTGTCTACAAGGAGA TGTTCAAGAAGGATCTAGATAAGGATGTGGCCGGAGACACATCTGGGGACTTCAGAACGCTGCTGCTGGCCCTGGTCCAG GCCAAGAGAGATGAGCCCTCAAACATCGTTGACTACGAGAAGATTGACGATGATGCCAGA GCTCTGTATGAGGCAGGAGTAAAGAGGAAGGGCACTGATGTAGCCACATGGATCAGCATCATGTCGGAGAGGAGTGTGCCCCACCTCCAGAAAG TGTTTGACAGGTACAAAAGCTACAGTCCGTACGACATGAAGGAGAGCATCAGGAAGGAGGTCAAAGGTGACCTGGAGAAATCATTCCTCACCCTGG TGGAGTGCTTTGAGAACAAACAGCAGTACTTTGCTAACAGACTGAGTGAAGCAATGaag GGCAAAAGTGCCAAGGAGAAGGTGGTGACCAGAATCATGGTGTCTCGCTGTGAGGTTGACCTCATGAAGATCAGGACGGAGTTTAAGAGACTGAACCAGAAGTCCCTGTATCAGACTATCGCT GAACACACCAAAGGGGATTATCAGAAGGCTCTTCTGAGTCTGTGCGGAGGAGATGACTAG